The Montipora capricornis isolate CH-2021 chromosome 1, ASM3666992v2, whole genome shotgun sequence genome contains a region encoding:
- the LOC138046277 gene encoding loricrin-like yields MGNYTCTCNGGYQGDGKNCTDIDECSSDNECNMNATCTNIIGSYNCTCKKGYQGDGRNCSGFKAVFTTLGASGRLGPTSIGSYYRGKDHDSQVTVVSGVQRWTVPFTGDYRIEAIGAAGGYDTSLNSQQYRGRGARMIGTFSLIKGETIQILVGQEGGINFNGLASGGGGGTFAVRGTNTSLIVAGGGGGVESVTSRHSGCNASTTTSGNTGYQSWIGGSGGYGADTADGGYSGGGGGGFYSSGRSSTNFGGTMGKGGEGGEGFLQGGDGGNCSKNNAFGGFGGGGGAYGEGGGGGGGGGYSGGSSGKGVAESCGGGGGSYNAGKNQTNECCFNTNGHGRVIITFT; encoded by the exons ATGGGAAATTACACTTGCACTTGCAATGGTGGATATCAAGGAGACGGAAAAAACTGCACAG ATATTGATGAGTGTTCGTCTGATAACGAGTGCAACATGAATGCCACATGTACGAATATcataggatcttacaattgcacgTGCAAAAAGGGATATCAAGGAGatggaagaaactgctcag GATTTAAGGCCGTGTTTACGACTCTTGGTGCAAGTGGGAGACTGGGTCCAACTTCAATTGGCAGTTATTACAGAGGCAAAGACCATGACAGTCAAGTTACAGTGGTCAGCGGTGTACAGCGGTGGACAGTTCCGTTCACTGGTGACTACCGAATTGAAGCAATTGGAGCTGCCGGGGGATACGATACATCCCTTAATAGTCAACAGTATCGGGGAAGAGGAGCTAGGATGATAGGAACGTTTAGCTTAATAAAAGGCGAAACCATTCAGATACTCGTTGGTCAAGAAGGTGGTATTAACTTCAACGGTCTCGCCTCAGGGGGTGGTGGAGGTACGTTTGCAGTCAGAGGAACGAACACATCTTTGATAGTAGCTGGAGGGGGAGGGGGCGTCGAATCGGTGACTTCAAGGCATTCAGGATGTAATGCATCTACGACAACATCAGGTAACACTGGGTACCAGTCATGGATAGGAGGAAGTGGTGGATACGGTGCTGATACTGCTGACGGTGGTTACTCAG GTGGCGGCGGGGGGGGGTTTTATTCCAGCGGAAGAAGTTCAACAAACTTTGGTGGCACAATGGGAAAAGGCGGAGAAGGAGGTGAAGGATTTCTTCAGGGAGGAGACGGTGGAAATTGTtccaaaaacaatgcttttggAGGATTTGGAGGGGGTGGTGGGGCTTATGGagagggagggggtgggggaggtgGTGGAGGTTACTCTGGGGGAAGTAGCGGGAAAGGAGTAGCCGAATCCTGTGGGGGAGGAGGAGGATCTTACAATGCTGGGAAAAATCAAACGAATGAGTGTTGTTTCAATACGAACGGACACGGTCGGGTGATAATCACATTTACCTAA
- the LOC138015527 gene encoding latent-transforming growth factor beta-binding protein 1-like: MSFPHIDECPSENECHVNATCTNTIGSYNCTCKKGYEGNGRNCSDIDECSSKNECDVNARCINIIGSYNCICKEGYKEHGRDCSDIDECSSQNTCHVNATCTNAIGYYNCKCKNGYKGDGRNCSDIDECLSEKTCHVNAYCTNTIGSYNCTCKKGYGGDGTHCSDIDECSSENECDVNAKCVNTRGSYKCSCKQGYQGDGRNCSDIDECSSEKGCHVNATCINTMGNYTCTCNKGYQGDGRNCTDIDECSSQNECDVNARCTNIMGSYNCTCKKGYEGDGRNCSDIDECSSENICHVNATCTNTIGSYICTCKKGYGGDGRNCSDIDECSSANKCNMDATCTNTIGSYNCKCKKGYQGDGRNCSGKVQFNEDIDECSSENECHVNATCTNTIESYNCRCKNGYQGDGRNCSDIDECLSENNCRVNATCTNTMGSYNCTCKKGYGGDGGGCPGKVQSNEDIDECLSENECHVNATCTNTIGSYNCTCKNGYKGDGRNCSDIDECSSEDKCHVNATCKNTIGSYNCTCKRGYGGDGRNCSDIDECSSENDCDVNANCLNTMGSFKCSCKQGYQGDGRNCSGEVHSNYWVASRAIPVGKWVIFLSVFSRVGKSLAVDSTAKWCVCAYSLMCVFCKV, translated from the exons ATGTCATTTCCAC acattgacgagtgtccatctgaaaacgagtgccacgtgaatgCCACCTGTACCaataccataggatcttacaattgcaccTGCAAAAAGGGATATGAAGGAaacggaagaaactgctcag atattgacgagtgttcatctaAAAACGAGTGTGATGTGAATGCCAGGTGTATCAATATcataggatcttacaattgcatTTGCAAAGAAGGGTATAAAGAACACGGAAGAgactgctcag acattgacgagtgttcatctcAAAACACGTGCCACGTGAATGCCACCTGCACGAATGCGATAGGATATTACAATTGCAAGTGCAAAAACGGATATAaaggagacggaagaaactgctcag ATATTGACGAGTGTCTATCTGAAAAGACGTGTCACGTCAATGCCTACTGTACaaataccataggatcttacaattgcacttgcaaaaaaggatatGGAGGAGACGGGACAcactgctcag acattgacgagtgttcatctgaaaacgaGTGTGACGTGAATGCCAAATGTGTGAATACCAGAGGATCTTACAAGTGCAGTTGCAAACAAGGATATCAAGGCGACGGGAGAAACTGCTCGG acattgacgagtgttcatctgaaaaaGGGTGTCACGTGAATGCCACATGCATCAATACCATGGGAAATTACACTTGCACTTGCAATAAGGGATATCAAGGTGACGGAAGGAATTGTACAG ATATTGATGAGTGTTCATCTCAAAACGAGTGTGACGTGAATGCTAGATGTACCAATATCATgggatcttacaattgcacttgcaaaaaaggatatgaaggagacggaagaaactgctcag acattgacgagtgttcatctgaaaacaTATGCCACGTGAATGCCACATGTACgaataccataggatcttacaTTTGTACTTGCAAAAAGGGATATGgaggagacggaagaaactgctcag acattgacgagtgttcatctgcAAACAAGTGCAACATGGATGCCACATGTACgaataccataggatcttacaattgcaaGTGCAAAAAGGGATATCAAGGAGatggaagaaactgctcaggtaaagtgCAGTTTAATGAAG acattgacgagtgttcatctgaaaacgagtgccacgtgaatgCAACCTGTACGAATACCATAGAATCTTACAATTGCAGATGCAAAAATGGATATCAAGGAGATGGAAGAAACTGTTCAG acattgacgagtgtttATCTGAAAACAACTGTCGCGTTAATGCCACCTGTACAAATACCATgggatcttacaattgcacttgcaagAAAGGATATGGAGGAGACGGAGGAGGTTGCCCAGGTAAAGTCCAGTCTAATGAAG acattgacgagtgtttatctgaaaacgagtgccacgtgaatgCCACCTGTACgaataccataggatcttacaattgcacttgcaaaaACGGATATAAAGGAGatggaagaaactgctcag acattgacgagtgttcatctgaagACAAGTGTCACGTGAATGCCACCTGTAAaaataccataggatcttacaattgcacttgcaaaaGAGGATATGgaggagacggaagaaactgctcag acattgacgagtgttcatctgaaaacgaTTGTGACGTGAATGCCAATTGTTTGAATACCATGGGATCTTTCAAATGCAGTTGCAAACAAGGATATCAAGGAGACGGGAGAAACTGCTCAGGTGAAGTCCAttctaattactgggttgccagtagggcaatcccagtcggaaaatgggtaatatttctcagtgttttttcccgtgtcggtaaaagtcttgccgtTGACTCCACTGCTAAGTGGTGTGTTTGTGCATACAGTCTTATGTGCGTATTTTGtaaggtttga